A window of Littorina saxatilis isolate snail1 linkage group LG7, US_GU_Lsax_2.0, whole genome shotgun sequence contains these coding sequences:
- the LOC138970862 gene encoding pneumococcal serine-rich repeat protein-like, with product MADREVLGQAAEVRPEETMDTSAPRSLSASQVAVSSSTGPCTLSTEHDAAQGLPTGAVRGPVMDPPSVSAAIDGDIMATSTLGGHSSGNAASASSTPAKTKSAKGTSKAKQEHFMASDISPVTTTAAATVSASPAAQAHTVADSEEGDNPNKVLQAVRSTTLPFPLPVPTYSQAVQAARASGNVLAERATIIRETVKFFLNHKYWWTSEDYDRIAELVVNEFPDLRDPVVWPTTPCYSKVRLDLSMCARNIRRIAKNQEKRRSSPRRSSTEAAEAIPEPPAKQRKSSGKGGRKSSSQAALSGATMVGQMLPHTAHTAHSTVPTTSKASDQKEMAGLPYMLTSSAPTSSPSSTVLPPVAHFLGHPSAHAHSHNAGSIVFPSLLPATLSHTTTNASSTALSTHVAAGGAGQQGGDSSMTVTVSGSRHDHFLDASSSLAAAWRPDAQLPDPLPVPPYTEKRRVRTDLSQTARNIRRREVMLRRRDSRSPEDRFPAVGTVSMPVHGSQQAHTDFCNELLAAASIIESREDVAKALEMHSGASRETDGKTGVITHTQTAETTGDGPKMQANSSINCKGMGESGKEHMSEAAKYPYTFSGVSEALDQGLEPSEGVVLNSQLAVVKQEVGEEESRLDQYQALQAQAQASQAWFSAQMTQALSMQALTGLSAQMSQALSVAQISEQLMSSPRSSSALPTTPPAAHQSAAGSSSSASGGNSNGVVSSASLPSMSLSVQQLSQAGYALPSTAPLTDGNLADSSHVDRMSAMAMWRSTCLPDPLPVPPYSLNVLRARDSGNTASARPRIIRETTQFFLAMKMWWTTQDYERIAELVLRQFPALKSVQNVKKDLGTCARNMRRRLPLTRTKQYADYQSPPQGVLNDGEGLGESAGLTLGELANMASLREAQDKGRADTSGLTALTEEQRQALLAHSVYEQNSLAWNALYQQQFSSPAETTSILPHARSSKRSLSDTMSSKGIEAAERELAERELAERELAEALKQTALQQASKHHEEAESARRHSVAVSEGVGGREIKKGSDGKRHRVVSADMSQGEAHPIMKDLISHPALSLREQKVPSDSPATFHVAQVPLLPAVPEGLLHAHQTPVRAHSHPASQVRQEVSNAEEEAPMNLTCSSEISKQHKPQKQVKSEAKASKESSLEAFSAREQVWLPHGSPWKKSGQNVFKALPSPLPTPKYSQKLEKAHEEGLAYRHRSEIIRETARFFLGFKYWWSSADYSRISELVVQLFPELKDPVAHPGQPCYRRVQRDLSMCARNLRRKNTRRQQLSVGEMSSAGSPKKTKSGGTKEKKVKKEVECKETAAAHSSVLGQDGSQQQLEQVVADAGYAHISTSLAQAVFHTAGDHTALPSLTESLLVSGLSGKFVADGSKIGSGVDGVYTASTVTVPHYQPSISAALYATSEPLAPASVRGEHAHINTLDRDHLRLERKHSTKDSSSSDKAAAKKASHASYSHTNHKASSSTVSKSVKSVAPSTHRQQSTSGSQGIDRGLSQPSAGTGRSGGGAKSKEASRHGHLTSSRSGHGDVRTLSNTTAIVTPTLSETHTTDSRNAEGTVSDKVYINPEHGSELQTQLIKLWQEGKFFDASLEVDDYRLPVHKLVLLAASPYLQNTFRHANPTSHLEVNLPRDTGVRAARDFLKYIYQGVLHVAPDTVNALRRIAAMLQIDQLLTYCDDYICRLTSVTTATVSQHSALPHTSPQIPRVSVNLRDPAHSHSLAADQSSLGAASQSLEFADSHGSVSVSGLHYQQGETVASHKRSTPSSTGGQPFHDHCGRDGVEDREMLHGALAGRQEERQAGVVLAKRMRPSGEQAVMAMVLDSQGSLSYQDVSEEQHLSVTDSQLISLQQSALVQHLISDRASSRDHTSSVIQRGPNVLTEHMHVLSQPDPTSGALSEHEAAVQFLAVQGEDGQACEELAEENVMVTILPETNMEVEVGEEMLVDSAHTLQHLSGEDGEVAEEVVVDTGDLLQDVEVAACETVECSLLPQTYCSSPEDSHTMPSEADSALQSMASRWAAQQYAEAPLDAATAQQFAAVLQERMYGRSGSPSSHDQQRCVQEGGYDQQGEVYMQPCSDASAVYITTQPQTAGQELVVETSAAADSPQQGQDQASLLPQTYCSSPQSRSSPVTSH from the exons GTGACAATCCCAACAAGGTGCTGCAGGCAGTTCGCTCCACGACCTTGCCTTTCCCCCTTCCTGTTCCCACCTACAGTCAGGCAGTGCAAGCTGCCCGCGCCTCGGGCAACGTTCTGGCTGAGAGAGCAACCATCATCCGGGAGACTGTCAAGTTTTTTCTCAACCATAAGTACTGGTGGACCAGTGAAGACTACGACCGAATTGCTGAGCTTGTGGTCAACGAGTTTCCTGATCTCCGCGATCCTGTTGTTTGGCCCACCACACCTTGTTAT AGCAAGGTCAGACTAGACCTGTCCATGTGCGCTCGCAATATTCGCCGTATTGCCAAGAACCAGGAAAAGAGGCGCAGTAGCCCACGGCGCAGTAGCACAGAAGCTGCAGAAGCAATACCTGAGCCACCGGCAAAACAACGAAAGAGTAGTGGAAAAGGAGGGCGAAAAAGCAGCAGTCAGGCGGCACTGAGCGGTGCTACCATGGTGGGTCAGATGCTGCCGCACACAGCTCATACTGCCCATTCAACCGTACCCACCACCTCCAAAGCAAGTGATCAAAAAGAG ATGGCTGGCCTGCCCTACATGCTGACCTCCTCAGCACCAacctcctccccctcttccACAGTGCTGCCCCCTGTTGCCCATTTCTTGGGCCACCCGTCGGCCCACGCTCACAGTCACAATGCAGGCAGCATTGTCTTCCCCTCCTTGCTGCCTGCCACGCTGTCCCACACAACCACCAACGCATCCAGCACAGCGCTGTCCACCCATGTTGCTGCTGGCGGTGCTGGCCAGCAGGGGGGTGATAGTAGCATGACCGTCACTGTGTCGGGGTCAAGGCACGATCACTTTCTGGATGCTTCGTCTTCTCTGGCTGCTGCCTGGCGGCCTGATGCCCAGCTGCCAGATCCTCTGCCCGTGCCGCCTTATACTGAGAAG CGTCGAGTTCGGACAGATCTGTCACAGACTGCTCGAAACATAAGACGGCGAGAGGTGATGCTTCGCCGCAGAGACAGCCGCTCTCCAGAGGACAGGTTTCCTGCAGTAGGCACAGTCAGTATGCCAGTGCACGGTAGCCAGCAGGCTCACACAGACTTCTGCAATGAACTGCTGGCTGCTGCCAGTATCATTGAAAGTAGAGAGGACGTTGCCAAAGCTTTGGAAATGCACTCAGGGGCATCCAGAGAAACAGATGGCAAAACAGgtgtcatcacacacacacaaacagcggAGACAACAGGTGATGGTCCCAAGATGCAAGCTAACTCCAGCATCAATTGTAAAGGAATGGGGGAGAGTGGTAAAGAGCATATGTCTGAGGCGGCCAAGTACCCCTACACCTTCAGTGGTGTCAGTGAGGCACTGGACCAGGGCTTGGAGCCCAGTGAGGGGGTCGTGCTCAACTCCCAGCTAGCTGTTGTCAAGCAGGAGGTGGGGGAGGAGGAGTCTCGCCTGGACCAGTATCAGGCGCTTCAAGCTCAGGCACAGGCATCACAGGCATGGTTTTCTGCCCAGATGACTCAGGCTTTGTCCATGCAGGCTCTGACAGGCCTGAGTGCTCAGATGTCCCAGGCTTTGTCGGTGGCCCAGATCTCGGAGCAGCTCATGTCTTCTCCTCGATCCTCATCCGCCCTGCCCACCACCCCCCCAGCAGCCCACCAGAGTGCAGCGGGCAGCAGTAGTAGCGCTAGCGGCGGCAACAGCAACGGGGTTGTGTCTTCAGCCAGCCTCCCTtcaatgtctctgtctgtgcagCAGTTATCTCAAGCAGGTTACGCTCTGCCCAGCACAGCTCCCCTGACTGACGGCAACCTGGCTGACTCCTCTCACGTCGACCGCATGTCTGCCATGGCTATGTGGCGCTCTACCTGTCTACCAGACCCCCTACCCGTCCCCCCATACTCCCTCAACGTCCTGAGAGCCAGGGACTCGGGCAATACTGCCTCCGCCCGCCCCCGCATCATCAGGGAGACCACCCAGTTCTTCTTGGCCATGAAGATGTGGTGGACTACTCAGGATTACGAGCGCATTGCAGAGCTGGTGCTGCGGCAGTTCCCTGCGCTCAAGAGTGTG CAAAACGTTAAGAAGGACCTGGGAACATGTGCACGTAACATGCGACGCCGCCTGCCGTTGACCAGGACCAAGCAGTATGCTGACTACCAGTCGCCCCCGCAGGGTGTGCTGAATGATGGGGAGGGGCTGGGGGAGAGTGCAGGCTTAACGCTGGGGGAGCTGGCAAACATGGCCAGTCTGAGGGAGGCACAGGACAAGGGCAGAGCGGACACCTCGGGCCTTACAGCCCTTACTGAGGAACAGCGACAAGCACTCCTAGCTCACTCTGTGTACGAGCAGAACTCGCTTGCCTGGAACGCTCTGTATCAGCAGCAGTTTTCTTCCCCTGCAGAGACCACATCCATCCTACCCCACGCTCGCAGCAGTAAGAGAAGTTTAAGTGACACCATGAGTAGTAAGGGAATTGAAGCCGCGGAGAGGGAATTAGCGGAGAGGGAATTAGCGGAGAGGGAATTAGCGGAGGCCTTGAAGCAGACAGCTCTGCAACAGGCAAGCAAACACCATGAAGAGGCCGAGTCAGCTCGCCGCCATTCGGTTGCGGTCAGCGAGGGCGTGGGAGgcagagagataaagaaagggTCTGACGGGAAGCGACACAGAGTGGTCAGTGCTGACATGTCACAAGGGGAGGCCCATCCCATCATGAAGGATTTGATATCTCACCCAGCCTTGTCACTCAGAGAACAAAAGGTGCCCTCAGACTCACCCGCAACCTTCCACGTTGCTCAGGTTCCTCTCCTGCCAGCTGTGCCCGAAGGTCTGTTACACGCTCACCAGACACCTGTGCGGGCACACTCTCACCCAGCCTCCCAGGTGCGGCAAGAGGTCAGCAACGCGGAGGAAGAAGCGCCCATGAACCTGACGTGCAGCAGTGAGATCAGCAAGCAGCACAAGCCACAGAAGCAGGTCAAGTCAGAGGCCAAGGCCAGCAAGGAGTCCAGCTTGGAAGCCTTTAGTGCCAGGGAGCAAGTTTGGCTCCCTCATGGATCCCCATGGAAAAAGAGCGGGCAAAACGTGTTCAAAGCTCTGCCCTCCCCTCTGCCCACCCCAAAGTATTCACAGAAATTGGAGAAGGCGCATGAGGAGGGGCTGGCCTATCGACATCGCTCTGAGATTATTCGTGAAACGGCTCGCTTTTTCCTGGGCTTCAAGTACTGGTGGTCGAGTGCTGACTACAGCCGCATATCAGAGCTGGTGGTGCAGCTGTTCCCTGAGCTGAAGGACCCTGTTGCCCACCCTGGCCAGCCCTGCTAT CGACGAGTACAGAGGGACCTTTCAATGTGTGCCAGGAATTTGCGAAGGAAGAACACTCGGCGACAGCAGCTTTCTGTTGGGGAGATGAGTTCTGCTGGTTCAcccaaaaagacaaaaagtggCGGAACAAAGGAGAAGAAAGTGAAGAAAGAGGTGGAATGTAAAGAAACGGCTGCAGCACATTCCAGCGTGCTGGGACAAGATGGCAGTCAGCAGCAGTTAGAGCAGGTTGTGGCTGATGCTGGTTATGCTCACATCTCTACCTCACTGGCACAGGCAGTGTTCCACACCGCAGGGGATCACACTGCCCTGCCCAGCTTGACCGAGTCCCTCCTGGTCTCTGGCCTGTCTGGTAAATTTGTGGCAGATGGCAGCAAGATAGGTAGTGGAGTGGATGGTGTGTACACAGCCAGTACTGTCACTGTACCTCACTATCAGCCCAGTATCAGTGCCGCCCTGTATGCAACCTCTGAGCCCCTTGCACCTGCTTCTGTCCGCGGAGAGCatgcacacatcaacacactggACAGGGACCATCTCAGGTTGGAGAGAAAACACAGCACCAAAGACTCTTCTTCCTCGGACAAGGCAGCAGCCAAGAAAGCATCCCATGCCTCTTACAGTCACACCAATCACAAAGCATCAAGCAGCACTGTAAGCAAGAGCGTGAAGTCGGTAGCACCGTCAACACACAGGCAGCAGAGTACGAGTGGGAGTCAGGGGATAGACAGGGGGCTTTCTCAGCCGTCTGCTGGCACCGGTCGCTCAGGTGGCGGTGCTAAGAGCAAGGAGGCATCACGTCACGGTCACCTGACCTCCTCAAGGTCAGGTCACGGGGACGTGAGAACCCTGTCCAACACGACGGCCATCGTGACACCTACACTCAGCGAGACACACACCACAGACTCCAGAAACGCAG AAGGAACAGTTTCTGACAAGGTGTACATCAACCCGGAGCATGGCTCAGAGCTACAGACTCAGCTGATAAAACTGTGGCAGGAAGGCAAATTCTTCGATGCATCTCTCGAAGTAGATGATTATCGGCTACCA GTGCACAAACTGGTCCTGCTTGCGGCCAGTCCCTACTTGCAGAACACTTTCCGCCATGCCAACCCCACCTCCCACCTTGAGGTCAACCTGCCTCGTGACACAGGGGTGAGGGCAGCCCGTGACTTCCTGAAATACATCTACCAGGGGGTGCTGCATGTGGCGCCGGACACAGTCAACGCCCTGCGCCGCATCGCTGCAATGCTGCAGATTGACCAGCTCCTTACCTACTGCGATGACTACATCTGTCGTCTGACCAGCGTCACCACGGCAACTGTCTCACAGCACTCAGCTCTGCCACACACCTCTCCTCAG ATCCCCAGAGTGTCTGTCAATCTTCGAGACCCTGCCCACAGCCATTCCCTGGCGGCAGATCAGAGCAGCCTGGGTGCAGCCAGTCAGTCGCTGGAGTTTGCAGACAGCCATGGGTCTGTGTCAGTTTCAGGCCTGCACTACCAGCAGGGGGAAACTGTAGCCAGTCACAAGAGAAGCACACCGAGCTCAACTGGGGGCCAGCCATTCCACGATCACTGCGGGAGAGACGGTGTAGAGGACAGAGAGATGCTGCACGGGGCTCTTGCAGGGCGGCAGGAAGAGCGGCAGGCAGGCGTGGTGCTGGCAAAACGCATGCGACCGTCAGGAGAGCAGGCTGTGATGGCCATGGTGCTGGACTCGCAGGGCTCTCTCAGCTACCAGGATGTGAGTGAGGAACAGCACCTTTCAGTGACAGACAGTCAGCTGATCTCCTTGCAGCAGTCAGCCCTGGTTCAGCATCTCATCTCAGACAGAGCGTCCAGTCGTGATCACACCTCCTCTGTCATACAGCGAGGGCCAAACGTTCTCACTGAGCACATGCATGTCTTGTCTCAACCTGACCCAACCAGCGGCGCCCTCTCTGAGCATGAAGCTGCCGTTCAGTTCCTGGCGGTGCAAGGTGAGGACGGGCAGGCGTGTGAAGAACTGGCTGAGGAGAACGTGATGGTGACCATCCTGCCCGAGACAAACATGGAGGTGGAGGTTGGGGAGGAGATGCTCGTGGACTCGGCGCACACCTTGCAGCACCTCTCTGGGGAGGATGGGGAGGTGGCGGAGGAGGTGGTGGTGGACACGGGGGACCTGCTGCAGGACGTGGAGGTGGCGGCGTGTGAGACCGTGGAGTGCAGCCTGCTGCCCCAGACCTACTGCTCCAGCCCCGAGGactcccacaccatgccaagcgaGGCCGACTCCGCCCTGCAGTCCATGGCCTCTCGTTGGGCCGCGCAGCAGTACGCCGAGGCCCCACTGGATGCTGCCACCGCACAGCAGTTTGCCGCTGTGCTTCAGGAACGGATGTATGGACGTAGTGGTTCACCCAGCTCCCACGATCAGCAGCGCTGCGTGCAGGAGGGGGGCTACGATCAGCAGGGAGAGGTGTACATGCAGCCGTGCAGTGATGCGAGCGCTGTGTACATCACCACACAGCCACAGACGGCGGGCCAGGAGCTGGTGGTGGAGACCAGTGCAGCGGCCGACAGTCCTCAGCAGGGGCAAGACCAGGCCAGTCTCCTGCCACAGACATACTGCTCCAGTCCCCAGTCACGCTCCTCTCCTGTCACCTCACACTGA